From the Cohaesibacter sp. ES.047 genome, one window contains:
- a CDS encoding ATP-dependent helicase: MPDLFATPAPPPSFESNEDDQEGIRAKLARMQPTPYLDGLNPEQKDAVESLDGPLLVLAGAGTGKTRVLTTRIGHILSTRRAAPWQILSVTFTNKAAREMKDRIGKLIGGSVEGMQWLGTFHSIGVKILRRHAELVGLKSNFTILDSDDQIRLMKQLIQAHGLDEKRWPARQLATVIDGWKNRGLTPDQVPQDEAFHFAQGNGIKLYTAYQARLKTLNACDFGDLLLECLRLFRENPDVLKSYHNKFRYILVDEYQDTNVAQYLWLRLLAQSNHNICCVGDDDQSIYGWRGAEVDNILRFEEDFPGAKVIRLERNYRSTAHILAAASHLITHNEGRLGKTLHPQIEDDEAEKVTVTSVWDSEEEARSIGDQIETLQRRQHELNEIAILVRASFQMREFEDRFITMGLNYRVIGGPRFYERAEIRDALAYFRALVQPADDLAFERIVNTPRRGLGDATVRQVHALARDQEIPLMEAATEIVGTEDLKPRPRNSLKSLLGQFNHWRTQLPTMKHTELAEIILDESGYTEMWQKDKSPDAPGRLENLKELIRSMEEFDSLPSFLEHIALVMDRDAGESNDAVSIMTLHSAKGLEFNTVFLPGWEEGLFPHQRALDESGTRGLEEERRLAYVGITRAKKRAKIYVASNRRIHGLWQNSIPSRFLDELPIKHVDVEESQSTYGGYGASGVGGSIYGKSRFGSSDPFEGSYETPGWKRMQANKANRSREKNPRQPGRGSSVIEGELVAKSVSEGPARYKVGERVFHLKFGYGEVKSVEGNKLTIQFQTGVKRVLDSFVEKH, translated from the coding sequence ATGCCTGATCTCTTTGCCACCCCAGCTCCGCCACCCTCGTTCGAATCGAACGAAGATGATCAGGAAGGAATTCGCGCCAAGCTCGCGCGCATGCAGCCCACACCCTATCTGGATGGCCTCAATCCGGAACAGAAGGACGCCGTGGAAAGCCTTGACGGCCCCCTTCTGGTGCTCGCTGGCGCGGGAACAGGCAAGACGCGGGTGTTGACCACCCGCATCGGACACATCCTCTCAACGCGCCGCGCTGCACCTTGGCAGATCCTGTCGGTGACCTTCACCAACAAGGCCGCGCGCGAGATGAAAGACCGCATCGGCAAGCTCATCGGCGGTTCGGTAGAGGGTATGCAATGGCTGGGGACGTTCCATTCGATCGGCGTCAAAATCCTGCGCCGTCACGCCGAACTGGTTGGCCTCAAGTCCAATTTCACCATTCTTGATTCGGACGACCAGATCCGCCTGATGAAACAGCTCATTCAGGCGCATGGCCTCGACGAAAAGCGCTGGCCCGCCCGCCAGCTCGCAACTGTGATCGACGGCTGGAAAAACCGGGGCCTCACGCCCGATCAAGTGCCACAGGACGAAGCCTTCCACTTTGCCCAAGGCAACGGAATCAAGCTCTATACGGCCTATCAGGCGAGGCTCAAAACCCTCAACGCCTGCGATTTCGGCGACCTGCTGCTCGAATGCTTGCGCCTGTTTCGCGAAAATCCGGACGTCTTGAAAAGCTACCACAACAAGTTCCGCTATATCCTCGTGGACGAGTATCAGGACACCAACGTGGCGCAATATCTCTGGCTGCGCCTGTTGGCCCAATCAAACCACAACATCTGCTGTGTCGGCGATGATGATCAGTCGATCTATGGCTGGCGCGGCGCCGAGGTCGACAACATCCTGCGCTTCGAGGAAGATTTCCCCGGAGCCAAGGTGATCCGCCTTGAGCGCAATTATCGCTCAACCGCCCACATCCTTGCCGCCGCCTCGCATCTCATCACGCACAATGAAGGCCGTCTGGGCAAGACCCTGCATCCACAGATCGAGGATGATGAAGCCGAAAAGGTCACCGTCACCTCCGTCTGGGATTCGGAAGAAGAAGCTCGCTCCATCGGTGATCAGATCGAAACGCTGCAACGGCGCCAGCACGAGCTCAATGAAATCGCCATTCTCGTGCGCGCCTCCTTCCAGATGCGTGAGTTCGAAGACCGTTTCATCACCATGGGCCTCAACTACCGTGTCATCGGCGGCCCTCGCTTTTATGAACGCGCCGAAATCCGCGATGCCCTCGCCTATTTCCGGGCGCTCGTTCAGCCCGCTGATGATCTCGCCTTTGAGCGCATCGTCAACACGCCCCGTCGTGGCCTCGGCGACGCCACCGTGCGGCAAGTCCATGCCCTTGCCCGCGATCAGGAAATCCCCCTGATGGAAGCGGCAACCGAGATCGTTGGCACAGAGGATCTCAAACCCCGCCCACGCAATTCTCTGAAGTCCCTGCTCGGCCAGTTCAACCACTGGCGCACCCAGTTGCCGACGATGAAACACACCGAGCTGGCGGAGATCATTCTTGACGAGTCCGGCTACACAGAGATGTGGCAAAAGGACAAATCCCCCGACGCACCGGGACGCCTCGAAAACCTCAAGGAACTCATTCGTTCCATGGAGGAATTCGATTCCCTGCCCAGCTTCCTTGAGCATATTGCCCTCGTCATGGATCGCGATGCAGGCGAAAGCAACGATGCGGTTTCGATCATGACGCTCCATTCCGCCAAGGGGCTGGAATTCAACACCGTCTTCCTGCCCGGCTGGGAAGAAGGCTTGTTCCCCCATCAGCGCGCTTTGGACGAATCCGGCACACGCGGCCTCGAAGAAGAACGCCGTCTGGCCTATGTCGGCATCACCCGCGCCAAGAAACGGGCCAAGATCTATGTCGCCTCCAACAGGCGCATCCATGGTCTGTGGCAGAATTCCATCCCCTCGCGCTTTCTCGATGAATTGCCGATCAAGCATGTGGATGTCGAAGAGAGCCAATCCACCTATGGCGGCTATGGTGCCTCCGGTGTTGGCGGCTCGATCTATGGCAAAAGCCGGTTTGGTTCCTCCGACCCCTTCGAAGGCTCCTACGAGACGCCGGGTTGGAAACGGATGCAGGCCAACAAGGCCAACCGCAGCCGTGAGAAAAACCCGCGCCAACCGGGCCGTGGGTCTTCGGTTATCGAGGGCGAACTGGTCGCCAAGAGCGTGTCCGAGGGCCCGGCCCGCTACAAGGTGGGCGAGCGTGTGTTCCATCTTAAATTTGGCTATGGCGAAGTGAAATCGGTTGAGGGCAACAAGCTGACCATCCAGTTCCAGACCGGCGTGAAGCGCGTGCTGGATTCCTTTGTCGAGAAGCACTGA
- a CDS encoding 50S ribosomal protein L11 methyltransferase, which translates to MPQYLYAEGNADEIQAAAKHLEAVFEEDGFAISNFEIDEERGLWALSLYPAEEGVSDTYKIALAELSSLSMALPLKIEELGDIDWVTKSLEGLVPVEAGRFVVHGSHDKGKLNTDGRIAVQINAGQAFGTGHHGTTAGCLKVLSEELRGFHPLRILDLGTGSAVLAIALAKLLKQEILATDIDPISIETANVNTRINEVHQLVKTAVAAGFSHPVFGEKGPFDLIVANILAGPLCKMAPDIAHHTARGGRVILSGLLPHQRARIIAAYRTQGLRLVRTVTQDGWLVLVFKR; encoded by the coding sequence ATGCCCCAATATCTCTATGCCGAAGGCAATGCCGACGAAATTCAGGCCGCCGCCAAACATCTGGAAGCCGTATTCGAGGAAGACGGCTTTGCCATCTCCAATTTCGAAATCGATGAGGAGCGCGGTCTCTGGGCCCTGTCGCTCTATCCGGCCGAAGAAGGGGTAAGCGATACCTACAAGATTGCTTTGGCCGAGCTTTCATCCCTGTCCATGGCGCTGCCCCTCAAGATCGAGGAACTGGGGGACATCGACTGGGTGACCAAATCCCTTGAGGGACTTGTTCCCGTCGAGGCAGGTCGTTTCGTCGTGCATGGATCGCATGACAAAGGAAAGCTCAACACCGACGGCCGCATCGCCGTGCAGATCAACGCAGGGCAAGCCTTTGGCACCGGCCACCACGGAACCACAGCAGGGTGCCTCAAGGTGCTGTCAGAAGAGCTGCGCGGTTTTCATCCCTTGCGCATTCTCGACCTTGGCACCGGATCTGCTGTTCTCGCCATTGCGCTGGCCAAACTGCTCAAGCAGGAAATTCTGGCAACCGATATCGATCCGATTTCCATCGAAACAGCAAACGTGAACACGCGCATCAACGAGGTCCATCAGCTTGTCAAGACCGCTGTTGCCGCTGGCTTCAGCCATCCAGTGTTTGGCGAAAAAGGGCCTTTTGACCTGATCGTCGCCAATATTCTGGCCGGACCGCTGTGCAAAATGGCACCGGACATTGCGCATCACACGGCGCGGGGAGGCCGGGTCATTCTTTCCGGCCTTCTGCCTCACCAACGGGCGCGGATCATCGCGGCCTATCGCACGCAAGGCTTGAGGCTTGTGCGCACGGTTACGCAGGACGGATGGCTGGTGCTGGTCTTCAAACGCTAG
- a CDS encoding aminopeptidase P family protein, whose protein sequence is MYQDFSDQACPDQGRVRIPMLREELQEQGLTGFIVPRADEYGGENLALYAERLAWLTGFTGSAGTAVILKSKAAIFIDGRYTLQVTDQVDTDLLEPVSVPQHTLAGWIKNNATKDDIIGFDPWLHTEAAVKRLEKACEKVGARLVAIEANPIDAIWTDQPDRPDEPITPHPLSLAGEPAEDKLAAITKTFRDEADATFITQGDSIAWLFNIRGADVPRAPLPLAFAILSADGRAWLLTNPDKLDASVRDHLPDNVIVKPQADLETIIKQDIGPEKTWQLDENLVPYAVKRMIEETKSAIIKAPDPCLMPKAAKNEAELTGMRTAHQRDGIALCQFFHWIDTMAPSGNLDEISAAKALEDFRAASGCLKDISFDTISGAGANGAIVHYRVTEATNRTFEQNSLYLVDSGAQYPDGTTDITRTVAIGTPNDEMKDRFTRVLKGMIGLSMALFPEGTTGAQLDTLARFHLWQAGLDYAHGTGHGVGSFLCVHEGPHRISSAGRTKLETGNILSNEPGYYKSGAWGIRIENLLILSEPKIPDGGEKAMHAFETLTLCPIDQRLIATELLTAEEKNWLNDYHQRVFAELSADLDEETRAWLAEATKPLH, encoded by the coding sequence ATGTATCAAGACTTTTCCGATCAAGCCTGCCCCGATCAGGGCCGCGTGCGTATTCCGATGTTGCGCGAAGAACTTCAAGAGCAGGGCCTGACCGGTTTCATCGTCCCAAGAGCTGACGAATATGGTGGCGAGAATCTCGCTCTCTATGCCGAGCGCCTCGCATGGCTGACCGGTTTTACCGGCTCTGCAGGAACCGCTGTCATCTTGAAATCGAAGGCCGCCATTTTCATTGATGGTCGCTACACACTGCAAGTCACAGATCAGGTGGACACGGACCTGCTCGAACCGGTCTCGGTTCCCCAGCATACACTTGCTGGCTGGATTAAGAACAATGCCACCAAAGATGACATCATTGGCTTCGACCCATGGCTTCACACGGAGGCTGCGGTCAAACGGCTGGAAAAGGCCTGCGAAAAGGTCGGTGCCCGATTGGTCGCAATTGAGGCCAACCCGATTGATGCCATCTGGACGGATCAGCCAGACCGGCCAGACGAGCCGATCACACCGCATCCGCTGTCCCTTGCAGGCGAGCCGGCTGAAGACAAGCTCGCCGCAATCACCAAAACCTTCAGGGATGAGGCCGATGCGACCTTCATCACCCAAGGCGACAGCATTGCATGGCTGTTCAATATCCGCGGTGCCGATGTTCCCCGCGCGCCGCTCCCGCTTGCCTTCGCCATCCTCTCAGCCGATGGCCGCGCATGGCTGCTCACCAATCCCGACAAACTGGATGCATCGGTGCGAGATCACCTGCCAGACAATGTGATCGTCAAGCCGCAGGCTGATCTGGAGACGATCATCAAGCAAGACATCGGACCCGAAAAAACGTGGCAACTCGATGAAAATCTGGTGCCATATGCGGTCAAAAGGATGATCGAAGAGACAAAGAGCGCCATCATCAAGGCACCGGATCCGTGTCTCATGCCCAAAGCGGCAAAGAACGAAGCAGAACTCACCGGCATGAGGACCGCTCACCAGCGTGACGGCATTGCGCTTTGCCAGTTCTTCCACTGGATCGACACAATGGCCCCAAGCGGCAACCTTGACGAGATCTCAGCTGCCAAGGCGCTGGAAGACTTTCGCGCTGCGTCCGGCTGCCTCAAGGATATTTCCTTCGACACCATTTCCGGCGCAGGCGCCAACGGCGCAATCGTGCATTACCGCGTGACCGAGGCGACCAATCGCACCTTCGAGCAGAACTCGCTTTATCTGGTCGATTCCGGTGCCCAATATCCAGACGGCACCACCGACATCACGCGCACGGTGGCCATCGGAACCCCGAATGATGAAATGAAGGACCGATTCACGCGCGTGCTCAAGGGCATGATCGGCCTCTCCATGGCCCTGTTCCCTGAGGGCACGACAGGAGCCCAGCTCGACACGCTCGCTCGCTTCCATCTCTGGCAGGCCGGGCTGGATTATGCCCACGGCACCGGCCACGGCGTCGGCTCGTTCCTCTGTGTGCATGAAGGCCCGCATCGGATCTCCTCCGCTGGCCGCACAAAACTGGAAACCGGCAACATCCTCTCCAATGAACCGGGTTATTACAAATCCGGCGCATGGGGAATTCGCATTGAAAATCTGCTTATCTTGTCAGAGCCAAAAATCCCGGACGGTGGGGAAAAGGCGATGCATGCCTTTGAGACCCTCACCTTGTGCCCGATCGACCAACGCCTGATCGCGACAGAGCTCCTGACGGCCGAGGAGAAAAACTGGCTCAACGATTATCATCAACGCGTTTTTGCCGAATTGTCAGCAGATCTCGATGAAGAAACCCGCGCATGGCTGGCCGAAGCCACCAAGCCTCTGCATTGA
- the ligA gene encoding NAD-dependent DNA ligase LigA encodes MDRERLREKKVDQLDATEAKQELTYLAEEIAEADRLYHTEDAPLLTDGQYDALRRRNMALELRFPDLRREDSPTKRVGGAPSEKFAKITHAVPMLSLDNAFSDEDVAEFAKRVRRFLGIGIEEGLAITAEPKIDGLSASLRYENGVLIYGVTRGDGSVGEDITANLKTIDAIPHKLKGQDIPAVVEVRGEVFFPRSEFLALNKRQEETGGKTFANPRNAAAGSLRQLDAEITRSRNLSFFAYAWGEVSEELAPTQYDAVQRIASWGFIVNDQMQRHETIDGLLEHYASIEAQRALLDYDIDGVVYKVDRLDYQRRMGFVSRAPRWAIAHKFPAEKAKTILKDIEIQVGRTGALTPVAKLEPVTVGGVVVSNATLHNEGEIERKDVRIGDTVIVQRAGDVIPQVVGAVMELRPENTEPFVFPETCPVCGSNAVREKKENGELDAIRRCTGGLICAAQAKEQLKHFVSRNAMDIDGLGEKQVSAFFEEGMIRNAADIFQLSKIDKEKARGDRLRDRDGWGATSARNLFNAIDERRSVELHRFVFALGIRHVGETTAKLLGRHYGSFPALREAMIKAGEGDSDTWQDLLDIDGIGAIVARSVVDFFREQHNEDVLDALLAEVTPQEAEAVQSDSSVSGKTVVFTGSLERLSRSEAKNQAESLGAKVSGSVSKKTDILVAGPGAGSKLKKAEELEITIMTEDEWIALIAG; translated from the coding sequence TTGGATCGCGAGAGACTGAGAGAAAAGAAGGTCGACCAGCTTGATGCGACAGAAGCCAAGCAGGAACTGACTTACCTTGCCGAGGAAATTGCCGAGGCGGACAGGCTCTATCATACCGAAGATGCGCCGCTTCTCACTGATGGGCAATATGACGCTCTGCGCAGGCGCAATATGGCGCTGGAGCTTCGGTTCCCCGATCTTCGGCGGGAGGACAGCCCGACCAAACGGGTGGGAGGCGCACCATCTGAGAAATTTGCCAAGATCACCCATGCGGTGCCGATGCTCTCGCTGGACAATGCCTTCAGTGACGAAGACGTGGCAGAGTTTGCCAAACGGGTGCGACGCTTTCTGGGTATCGGGATTGAGGAAGGGTTGGCGATCACGGCGGAGCCTAAGATCGACGGCCTTTCGGCGTCTCTTCGCTATGAAAATGGCGTACTCATCTATGGCGTGACGCGCGGCGACGGATCGGTCGGTGAGGATATCACCGCCAATCTCAAGACCATCGATGCCATCCCGCACAAGCTGAAGGGGCAAGACATCCCCGCGGTTGTCGAAGTGCGCGGCGAGGTCTTCTTCCCGCGCTCCGAGTTTCTGGCGCTCAACAAACGGCAGGAAGAGACCGGCGGCAAGACCTTTGCCAACCCGCGCAATGCTGCAGCCGGGTCCTTGCGTCAGCTCGACGCCGAGATCACCCGATCCCGCAATCTGTCCTTCTTTGCCTATGCCTGGGGCGAGGTGAGCGAGGAGTTGGCTCCGACGCAATATGACGCCGTGCAGCGCATCGCCAGCTGGGGCTTTATTGTCAATGATCAGATGCAGCGTCATGAAACCATCGATGGGCTGCTTGAGCATTACGCCAGCATCGAGGCACAGCGCGCTTTGCTTGATTATGATATCGACGGTGTGGTCTACAAGGTGGACCGTCTCGATTATCAACGGCGGATGGGATTTGTCTCGCGCGCTCCGCGCTGGGCGATTGCGCACAAGTTCCCGGCCGAAAAAGCCAAGACGATCCTCAAGGATATCGAGATTCAGGTCGGCCGCACCGGTGCCCTGACCCCTGTCGCAAAGCTTGAGCCTGTCACAGTCGGTGGGGTGGTGGTTTCGAATGCCACGCTGCACAATGAGGGCGAAATTGAGCGCAAGGACGTGCGGATCGGTGACACGGTCATCGTCCAGCGAGCCGGGGACGTCATACCTCAGGTCGTGGGTGCCGTGATGGAATTGCGGCCCGAAAACACAGAGCCCTTTGTCTTTCCCGAAACGTGCCCCGTGTGTGGGTCCAATGCCGTGCGGGAGAAAAAGGAAAATGGCGAGCTGGATGCCATCCGGCGCTGCACTGGCGGGCTGATCTGTGCCGCGCAGGCAAAGGAACAGCTCAAGCACTTTGTCTCGCGCAATGCCATGGACATTGATGGGCTGGGCGAGAAGCAGGTCTCGGCTTTCTTTGAAGAGGGAATGATCCGCAACGCTGCAGATATTTTCCAACTGAGCAAGATCGATAAAGAAAAGGCGCGCGGGGACCGGCTGCGAGATCGAGACGGATGGGGCGCAACGTCAGCGCGCAACCTGTTCAATGCCATCGATGAGCGCCGCTCGGTTGAGCTCCACCGCTTTGTCTTTGCGCTGGGCATCCGCCATGTGGGCGAGACAACGGCCAAGCTGTTGGGTCGGCATTATGGCAGCTTTCCTGCCTTGCGCGAGGCGATGATCAAGGCAGGCGAGGGGGATAGCGACACTTGGCAGGATTTGCTCGACATCGACGGTATCGGCGCGATTGTTGCGCGATCTGTTGTTGATTTCTTCCGCGAGCAGCATAACGAGGACGTGCTCGACGCGCTACTGGCCGAGGTTACACCTCAAGAAGCGGAAGCTGTGCAGTCCGACAGCTCGGTGTCAGGCAAGACGGTTGTCTTTACTGGCAGTCTTGAGCGCCTGAGCCGAAGCGAAGCCAAGAATCAGGCAGAAAGCCTTGGGGCCAAGGTGTCCGGCTCGGTCTCCAAGAAGACCGACATTCTCGTTGCCGGTCCCGGAGCGGGGTCCAAGCTGAAGAAGGCTGAGGAGCTTGAGATCACAATCATGACCGAGGATGAATGGATCGCCCTCATTGCGGGGTGA
- the recN gene encoding DNA repair protein RecN, whose amino-acid sequence MLASLSIRDIVLIDRLDLEFAEGMTVLTGETGAGKSILLDSLSLALGGRGDGGLVREGQKQGQVVAMFDLLPDHPVFSFMKEQGLDGDGELILRRVQNADGRTRAFVNDQPVSAGMMRQLGEGLVEIHGQHDDRALVDASIHRGLLDAFGGLQSKVETVSTRYKTWRKAQKDLADLERKIEDARKEADYLTASVGELSAFGPVAGEEDELAARRTAMMQSEKIAGDLSEAFETLDGNGSPIPTLASMMRRLERKTEQMPGLLDETLSHLNISLNALEEARGSLEEAQRQTDFDPRELEQTEERLFALRALSRKHKLPADELVGLLDKMRGELDALDHGEERLVALRTAASETREAYDKAAEKLSKDRATTSKALIKAVMAELPSLKLESAQFLVNQSSDAEARAAEGIDQIEFWVQTNPGTRPGPMMKVASGGELSRFLLALKVAMADKGSAPTLVFDEIDTGVGGAVADAIGRRLARLATNVQVLSVTHAPQVASRADAHMRIAKNAVKGEKRVATGVTIIDGDHREEEIARMLAGDVISDEARAAARRLITGDKVRA is encoded by the coding sequence ATGCTCGCCTCACTCTCTATTCGAGACATCGTATTGATTGACCGGCTGGATCTTGAATTCGCCGAAGGCATGACCGTGTTGACCGGTGAAACGGGCGCCGGCAAGTCTATCCTGCTGGATTCCCTGTCGCTTGCTCTGGGTGGGCGCGGTGATGGTGGTCTTGTCCGGGAAGGGCAGAAGCAGGGACAGGTGGTCGCCATGTTCGATCTCTTGCCTGATCACCCGGTGTTTTCTTTCATGAAAGAGCAGGGCCTTGACGGCGACGGGGAGCTGATCCTTCGGCGCGTCCAGAATGCTGATGGCCGGACCCGCGCCTTCGTCAATGATCAACCGGTCAGCGCAGGCATGATGCGGCAGCTAGGCGAGGGCTTGGTTGAAATTCATGGTCAGCATGATGATCGAGCCCTTGTGGACGCGTCCATCCATCGGGGATTGCTTGACGCCTTTGGCGGTCTTCAGAGCAAAGTGGAGACTGTCTCGACGCGCTACAAGACCTGGCGAAAGGCGCAAAAGGATCTTGCAGATCTGGAACGCAAAATAGAAGACGCCCGCAAGGAAGCTGACTATCTCACGGCCTCCGTTGGAGAGCTTTCGGCCTTTGGTCCGGTTGCGGGAGAAGAAGACGAACTGGCCGCACGCCGCACTGCGATGATGCAATCGGAGAAGATCGCCGGCGATCTCAGCGAAGCTTTTGAGACGCTGGATGGCAACGGGTCTCCCATTCCCACCCTTGCGAGCATGATGCGGCGTCTTGAGCGCAAGACCGAGCAGATGCCCGGTCTGCTGGATGAGACGCTGAGCCACCTGAATATTTCCCTCAATGCTCTTGAGGAAGCGCGCGGTAGCTTGGAAGAGGCGCAGCGGCAGACCGATTTTGACCCCCGAGAACTTGAGCAGACCGAAGAGCGGCTCTTTGCCCTGAGGGCCTTGTCACGCAAGCACAAGCTTCCAGCCGATGAATTGGTCGGGTTGCTTGACAAGATGCGCGGTGAGCTTGATGCGCTTGATCACGGCGAAGAGCGGCTTGTGGCCCTGCGCACTGCTGCGTCAGAAACCCGTGAAGCCTATGACAAGGCAGCCGAAAAGCTGAGCAAGGACCGCGCGACGACCTCCAAGGCGCTGATCAAGGCGGTGATGGCAGAATTGCCCTCGCTCAAGCTGGAAAGTGCGCAGTTTCTTGTCAATCAGTCCAGCGACGCCGAAGCGCGTGCTGCCGAAGGCATTGATCAGATCGAATTCTGGGTACAGACCAACCCGGGCACGCGCCCCGGCCCCATGATGAAAGTGGCCTCGGGGGGCGAGTTGTCCCGCTTTCTGCTCGCGCTCAAGGTGGCCATGGCAGACAAAGGCTCGGCCCCCACGCTGGTGTTTGACGAGATTGATACGGGTGTTGGCGGCGCTGTGGCTGATGCCATTGGGCGGCGTCTTGCGCGGCTTGCCACGAATGTTCAGGTGTTGTCTGTTACCCATGCGCCGCAGGTGGCGTCTCGTGCCGATGCGCACATGCGCATTGCCAAGAACGCGGTCAAGGGCGAGAAACGCGTTGCGACCGGTGTAACGATCATTGATGGCGATCACCGGGAAGAAGAAATTGCCCGCATGCTCGCTGGCGATGTTATTTCGGATGAGGCGCGCGCTGCTGCGCGCCGCCTGATTACCGGTGATAAGGTGAGGGCCTGA
- a CDS encoding outer membrane protein assembly factor BamD encodes MKMGFLFDKRSRVGFVLVMLTGLAACSSTDKSELAFEEVPAEKLYAEGLVAMESGDRKEAKKKFEELDRQHPYSNYARKSMMLSAYSHYKGGEFTECISDAKRFLTLYPGDEDAPYAYYLIGQSYFRQIPDVTRDQEAAERAMKAMNDLIQRYPDSEYANDARRKIRITMDQLAGKEMQIGRYYMERKEYIAAVNRFKVVVSDFQKTRHVEEGLMRLAEAYLAMGITHEAQAAVAVLGHNFPDSEWYKTAYKMLNKDGLDPKADKGSWVSRVFS; translated from the coding sequence ATGAAGATGGGGTTTCTTTTCGATAAGCGGAGCCGGGTCGGTTTTGTATTGGTGATGCTTACCGGGCTTGCTGCCTGCTCCAGCACTGACAAGTCCGAACTGGCGTTCGAGGAAGTTCCCGCAGAGAAACTCTATGCCGAGGGTCTTGTCGCGATGGAATCCGGCGACCGCAAGGAAGCCAAGAAGAAATTCGAGGAGCTCGATCGCCAGCATCCCTATTCGAACTACGCCCGCAAATCGATGATGCTCTCTGCCTATTCGCACTACAAGGGCGGAGAATTCACCGAGTGTATTTCGGATGCGAAGCGATTCTTGACCCTCTATCCCGGCGATGAAGATGCGCCCTATGCCTACTATCTGATCGGCCAGTCCTATTTCCGCCAGATCCCCGATGTGACGCGCGATCAGGAAGCCGCCGAACGCGCCATGAAGGCGATGAATGATCTCATCCAGCGCTACCCGGATTCGGAATATGCCAATGATGCCCGCCGCAAGATACGCATCACCATGGACCAGCTTGCCGGTAAGGAAATGCAGATCGGGCGCTACTATATGGAGCGCAAGGAATATATTGCTGCGGTGAACCGCTTCAAGGTGGTGGTGTCTGACTTCCAGAAAACCCGCCATGTCGAAGAGGGCTTGATGCGCCTTGCTGAGGCATATTTGGCCATGGGCATTACACATGAGGCGCAAGCCGCCGTGGCGGTTCTGGGGCATAACTTCCCTGACAGTGAGTGGTACAAGACTGCCTACAAGATGCTCAATAAAGATGGTCTTGATCCGAAGGCCGACAAGGGCTCCTGGGTTTCGCGTGTCTTCAGCTGA
- the lpxC gene encoding UDP-3-O-acyl-N-acetylglucosamine deacetylase, which produces MANLRNAKQTTLRDRVVVSGIGVHSGKPVEMILHPADANSGITFTRSDRALDVKGVYSSVIDTRLCTIIGDPEKGMIATIEHLMAALVGYGVDNVLVEVDADEVPVMDGSSRAYIDAIDQVGLKDLSAPRRYIRVLKPVRVENGDSVGELLPHEGTRFDVTIDFDCAAIGVQRFDEEMTPKVFKRDLSLARTFGFMSDVERLWAAGYALGSSLENSVVIDDEQKIVNPDGLRYTDEFVRHKTLDAVGDLALAGAQLLAHYRSYKGGHKLNFNVLEALFADDSNWEWVESVPAKRNSARVSVSQDPPAIQAAMGPETN; this is translated from the coding sequence ATGGCAAATTTGCGGAACGCTAAGCAAACCACTTTACGAGATCGTGTTGTGGTTTCAGGCATTGGCGTGCATAGCGGCAAACCCGTCGAGATGATTCTTCATCCAGCAGATGCGAACTCTGGCATTACATTCACCCGGTCTGATCGCGCGCTGGACGTCAAGGGTGTCTATTCGTCCGTTATCGATACGCGCCTGTGCACGATTATTGGCGATCCCGAGAAGGGCATGATTGCAACCATTGAACATCTGATGGCTGCGCTGGTCGGCTATGGCGTTGACAATGTGCTGGTCGAAGTGGATGCCGATGAAGTGCCTGTCATGGACGGCAGCTCCCGCGCCTATATCGATGCCATTGATCAAGTTGGTCTGAAAGACCTGTCCGCCCCGCGCCGGTATATCCGCGTGTTGAAGCCGGTGCGTGTTGAGAATGGTGATTCCGTTGGTGAATTGCTGCCCCATGAGGGTACGCGCTTCGATGTTACCATCGATTTCGATTGTGCCGCCATCGGTGTGCAGCGCTTTGATGAAGAGATGACTCCCAAGGTCTTCAAACGCGATCTCAGTCTGGCCCGGACCTTCGGCTTCATGTCCGATGTGGAGCGCCTCTGGGCAGCGGGTTATGCGCTCGGGTCGTCTCTGGAGAATTCCGTTGTCATTGACGACGAGCAGAAAATCGTCAATCCAGATGGATTGCGCTACACGGATGAATTCGTTCGCCACAAGACGCTCGATGCGGTTGGCGATCTGGCGCTCGCTGGGGCACAGCTTCTGGCGCATTATCGCTCCTACAAGGGCGGACACAAGCTCAATTTCAATGTTCTGGAAGCGCTGTTCGCGGATGACAGCAACTGGGAATGGGTGGAAAGTGTTCCGGCCAAGCGCAATTCGGCTCGGGTGTCTGTCAGTCAGGATCCGCCGGCCATACAGGCTGCCATGGGGCCGGAAACCAACTGA